The sequence ATGCTCATCAACATGTTACACTCCACAAACCCTAGACTCCTAGCCAATATCACATTCTTGATGCCAAGAGACAAACCCCTTTCAAGATCAAACATTATCCAACAAGATTCCATCTCCGAATTCTTGCTTCGCCACTCCAtcccttctcctcttcttttcGAGCATCTCAACCTCATCCCCAACGGCTCCATCGTTCCATCCTCTCTACCACATTACACCCTCAAGATCACAAACGGTGGAAGATTGAACTACTTTGTCAACAATGTCAAGATCATAAGCCGCAACATTTGTACCTTAGGTTCTATCAAGTGCCATGGCATCGACGGTATATTACCATCTCCAAGTGCTATCAACGATGATTCTCCTCGTGATAATAATCACACTTCCCCTTTCATTTCTTGCCCTAGCAGCCACAACAATAGTGAACACGATAGTCCTCATGACAATAGTGAACACGATAGTCCTCATAACAATAGTAGTGATCACAATAGTTCTCGTCCTGGTGATCATACTCATACTCATGTTGCTCCTTCTCCGACCAGCAGCCCGACTCTTGTGCCAAAATCAGATTCTTCTACGATTCGTGAGGGAGATACGTCAGGTTTTGTCGTCCTTCTCGGATTGCTATCGTGCGTGATGGGCATAGCAATGGCCATGTAAAGTTTAACTCCGCGGACAGCAAGGATAACACCTACTAATGTGTAACAGTATTCACTTGTTatcgtttttatatatatgtaacaacAAGAAAATATGATCTATTCATATATTGTAACCAattcaaatatgtttttagtTCTTATATTCCTTTAAAAGATCTTCTTTATAAAACAATtcgtatttatttattcaaacgTATGGCTGACTAAAAATTGTATTCTTTCCGaaacttatataaataaatatgtgcAAGCAAGAGCGTTGAAAACAATTTAAGCTtacaaaattttcatcaattaataaaaatacaatattttatagttatagtaTTAGCGAAAGCAACTAATCTGTAATAGTAAATAGTATTcacttgtttttaaaaaaaaaaatctattgtgGTATTAATATAGTAATATATGTATGTAATTAGACTATGTTACAAATACTATTTcaaaagtaattttttaaaaattatataaaattaaagttagaaattttcttcataaaaatttatattaaactatcagcatagtttcttaaaaattgaaataaattaCGAAAACGATCTTTAGTATTTGTAacaaagttaaaataaaatgtcaatatatttatcaaatatagtgatataattttgtaataataaaCACATAAATGGACCGAGCGAGTTGGTATATCGGGTCAAATATCGGGTAAACCCGACCCGAGATCTAAACCCTTACCAAAACCCTGGCAAAATCTCTCTCAGCTTTTCCATTTCTATGGCTGCGTGAAAATTTCTTGATCATCAAGTCAATCTCTTCCTCATAAAATCCTCTTCAATCAGGAAGAACCCTAATTTAGTCTCCTCTTAATCCAATTGAGATTCCAGGAGCAAACAAAATGGCTCAGAAGTGTGCGATTGGTTTGATCTCAGCTCTAGCAGCTTCCGCTTCCTTCTCGAAATCGAACATCGCTTCTGCAGATGGACCTCCTCTCACCTTCTCCGGTTTCTCCACTTCTCCGACTCCTCAGCCGCAGCAGGGTTCCGCTACTCCGCCGGCGCCAGGATCTGGCGAAGAGTCCGATGCTCCTCCGCGGATTCGGAACGATAATCCGAGGACGACTTCAGCTGGGTTCGATCCCGAGGCGCTTGAGCGAGGGGCGAAGACCGTGAAAGGGATTAACAACTCTGCTCATGCCAAAAAGGtttgaattttatgttttttttctttagatttGAGATTTACATTGAAAAGAATCTCAAGTTTGATTTGTATGATGAAGCTAATGGAAGATGGATTATGAGGATAGGTGtcaaaaagtgttttttttttttgttatgattgGCCTTCACGATTGATGAATGTTTGGTTTCTGGTAGGTATTTGAAAGAATTAAGACACAAGAAGAGACGAGGCAAGCTGAGTTTGCTGCTAAGGCCCAAGAGTTTAAAGCTCTCCAATCACAAGCTGAAGCTGTAAGATCAACTTACTCTTAAGCTCATTGTACATACATTATTGATTACATGGTCTGATTCTGGAGATTTTTTGCGCTTGGTTGCTTATATAATTTGTTCTTACAACTCTCTGGCTACCTACTGGAATGAAACTGCGGTGTAAATATATCAACTGCTGCTGCTATAGTTTTTGTTGCATCTCTCATTATTCAACTTTTGAATCTTCCTAGGTTGTGAGATTATGTGCCTGActttttttccaattttaccAGGAAAGGCAAAGGGTGATACACGAGGAACAGAAGAAACTTGCTCAACACCAAGCACAAACAAAAGCACAGATGGCTCGCTATGAAGATGAATTAGCAAGTAAAAGGATGCAGGCATGCCATTCTACACATactttcttaaataaaattgagGACTTATATTCTTTCTTACGAGTTATGTTGTACATCTTGTTACAGGCTGAGAATGAAGCCCAGAGAACAAGAAACCAAGAACTCGTGAGGATGCAAGAAGAATCAGCGATTAGGCGGGAAGGAGCTCGGCGAGCTACCGAGGAAGAGATCCAAGCACAGAGACGACAGACGGAGAGGGAGAAAGCTGAGATTGAACGTGAGACGATCAGGGTCAAAGCTATGGCAGAAGCCGAAGGGAGGGCACGTGAATCGAAGCTATCTGAAGACGTCAACAGGAGAATGCTTGTCGATCGTGCAAATGCAGAAAGGGAAAAATGGGTTTCTGCTATCAATACTACATTCGATCACATTGGAGGTCTGACATTAGTGACACAGTATCTCTCTATCGTTTTAATTCATTCCTTGTGGAAGCTTCTCTTTGGCAGTTGATTGACTCTTTATCCTTTTTTTCTAGGGGGCTTGCGTATGATTCTAACTGATCAGAACAAGCTGGTTGTTGCTGTTGGAGGTATCACTGCTCTTGCAGCTGGGATCTACACAACGAGGTAAAGACTAATAATGGCTGAGAAAAGACCAGTTATGAGTTCTTGTTTTGTTGAGGAGCTTAGTCAGTTTAATAAATTGCTTTGTTGCAGAGAAGGTGCCAAGGTTATCTGGAGCTACGTGGATAGAGTCTTGGGGCAACCTTCTCTAATTAGAGAATCATCGAGAGGAAAGTACCCTTGGTCTGGCTCGGTTTCTCGTGCCTTGTCCACGTTGAAGGGTGGTGGTAAGGAGGCTGCATCGACAAATGGAAAAGGGTTCGGTGATGTTATTTTGCACCCTTCTCTTCAGAAGAGAATCGAACAGCTAGCTAGTGCTACTGCCAACACAAAGTCCCACCAAGCACCTTTTCGAAATATGCTTTTCTACGGTCCACCAGGAACCGGGAAGACGATGGCTGCCCGAGAGCTGGCTCGTAAATCTGTATGCATTCTCTCTCTTTCAGAATCTCAAGGactttgattatcattctcatCCTTTGATTTGTTACCATTCAGGGTCTGGACTATGCGTTGATGACGGGTGGAGATGTTGCTCCCCTTGGAGCTCAGGCTGTAACAAAGATACACCAACTGTTTGACTGGTCCAAAAAGTCTAAGAGGGGTTTGTTGCTCTTCATCGATGAAGCCGATGCGTTTCTCTGCGAGTAAGTTGCAAATCCACTAGCTGATGATGATAATCTTAACTGAAggggttttagtttttttctatgCTAATTTGAATGCAAATTCGGCAGGCGGAACAAAACATACATGAGTGAAGCCCAAAGGAGTGCACTAAACGCACTCCTCTTCCGCACCGGTGACCAGTCCAAAGACATAGTCCTAGCGCTAGCCACAAACCGACCAGGTGATCTAGACTCAGCAGTGGCTGACCGTGTCGACGAAACTCTCGAGTTCCCTTTACCTGGAGAAGAAGAGCGCTTCAAGCTTCTAAACCTCTACCTGGACAAGTACATTACCAAGACCAACCTTAAAAAGCCTGGTTTGCTCCAAAGCCTTTTCAAGAAAGACCAGCTGAAGATCGAGGTAAAAGGCGTCACAGAGGATCTCTTGAAAGAAGCGGCCGCGAAAACAAAAGGGTTTTCAGGTAGAGAGATCGCGAAGCTGATGGCGAGCGTTCAAGCGGCTGTGTATGGAAGCGCGGACTGCTTGTTGGACGCGAACCTTTTCAGAGAGGTGATTGATTACAAAGTCGCTGAGCATCAACAGAGGAAGAAACTAGCTGGAACCGATACAGGTAACAAGAAATGAAATCAtacatcaacatatgttgtagatTTGAACAAttactcaaaactcaaaacccCGAGCATTGTTTATGAAAGGGTTTGGGCAAAGAAAAAGATTTTTGATTTTCCAAATTGTTCCTCCCTATGATTCTAAAGGTGAGATTTATAGGATTGTTTGAAGATTCAGTAGGGGTGGGCATTTCGgtttagtttcgggttcggtttgggttcggtttggtttgggtaatttgggttttataaaactcaaaccaattaaaaccaaagtagctttggtttgggttcggtttgggtttaattcggttcggttcagttcggtttggtttagatttagttCGGTTTACATTATTATGGTCTAGTTTGGTTCGGTGTAGTTCGGGTTGGTTATAAAATATGAAGGCATcagttttatacttttattaaaaaataatcaactcATAAATGATAGAGTGAGAATATAAAAACGTATGCtacatgattttatatataatagtattatttgaatcgtatttataattttttttaaagatatgaaagttatgaaaaaatgaaaaacgaaactttaactaaaatttgcaatatgttaataatatatatgtatatatatatatatatatatatatatttttaatatatatatattggattatcggtttggttcggtttaaacccaaaccaaaccaaaccgttcGGGTTGAGTAAAACATAAACCAATTGGGTTACATAAAGAGCACGGtctggtttggttcggtttaactTCGGTTtggttggttcggttcggttcggtttgagtTTTTTGCCCATCCCTAAGATTCAGTCTTCTTGGTTATTAGTCATTTCAATCTTGAGTAGATCCTAGCATGACTCTTTGGCAAAAGAATTTCTTTATGTTGTTGAAGAAGTAacacaatttatttatttatcaagaTAAAGATTAAGACCCTCACATTTTTTATAACTAACAGTGATTTTCTTAGTTGCAAGACATTATTCTATAATATTTAGAGTTTTAGACTATTTCTTACGTATTACACAAGAAAACAAGACCATATAGTTCAACAGTTTGGTACTTCTCAGTCAAGGTCACGAGACACCACGACAAGCTGTTTCCCAACGTTCTTACCATGAAACAGTCCAACGAGCGCAGCAGGAGCGCTCTCGAGCCCGTCAGCAACATCTTCCACGTACGTTATCTTCTCTTCTCGTAGATAGGGAAGAACAAACTCCAAGAACTCAGAGTACTTGTGCAGGTAATCGATGGTGTTGAACCCTTGAATACGTATACGTTTATACGTAATGAGCCAGAGGTTGTATACTGCTTCAGGAACCTGCAGGTTGTACTGCGAGATCATTCCACACGCTGCGATGCGGCCGTGTGGTCTCATGTTAAGGATCACTGCGTCAAGCATTGGGCCTCCCACGTTCTCAAAGTATATGTCAATGCCTACAGGGAAACACCTTTTTAAGGCAGCATTGAAATCACTTTCTTCCTTGTAGTTGAATGCATCATCGAATCCAAACTTGTTCTTGAGAAGATCAACCTAGATACATCAAAGGGACTTGATTCGTTAACCTGAATCAAGAAACCGTGCTGGTTACAGCTTAAGAGATTACCTTCTCTTTGCTTCCTGCGCTTCCAACGACATAACAACCCATCAACTTAGCGAATTGTCCCACAAGCTGACCAACAGCACCAGATGCAGCTGACACAAACACAGTGTCTCCTTTCTTTGGTGAACAGATCTCATAGAACCCAGCATATGCGGTCATTCCAGGCATACCTGCCAAAAACAGAGGATAGTGTATAAAGACAATACAAAACCTTTCTTCTTTCGGAAAACACATGGAACTGAGTAACATACCAAGAAGGCCAGTGTAGTGGGATAATGGAACATCATTATGATGGATCTTGAAGTGAAGATTAGGAATAGGAGTAATGACACTATACTCCTCCCATCCAACAGCTCCCCAAAGCAAGTCACCTTCTTTGTAATCAGGGTGCCCTGAGTCCATCACTTTAGACACTCCAAACCCTGAGATAGGCTGCACAAAACAACACAACCACTCTTGAAAGCTAAACCAACTGTTTCTCGAAACCAAACAGGGGAACAAAAATGTTTGGTCATATTAAGTATACAGTAGGCTCTACATGTACCTTGCCGGGAATGAAGGACAGAGCAGTAGCGGGACTAGAGGGATCAGGCTTTCTCATACGGTTGCGCATGTAGGGATCACAGGACAAGTAGAGATTCTTCACCAACGCTGTCATTGATCCCGCAGGTACCTTAAGATTTACGCTGGTGGAGTTGATCAAAAGGTCGGATTCGCTGAGGAATCCGGTAACGTAGTCTCTGAAGATGACTTGCTTGTTGCTCATTACCATCGTCTCCATTACTCTaagatgtttgtttttttttcttgttaactTCTCAAACGTTTTTATTTCTCAACTTATATAAGCCACAGGTTTAGGAGATAATCAAGAAGGTATCTTCGTGTTAGAGTTAACCTTTATTTTCCAGTAAATTATTTTCTCTCGGACAGTGATCTTTTTGAGACAagtgtttagtgatttaatTCAATAGTTTCGGGCTGAACAAACCGGTTTACGATTTAGTTTCAGTCTTGTTtcggttttcaaaattttaccgctaaaaaataaatacaaaccaTTTATAACTCGGTTAGATTAAGGTTTGGTGTGAGAAATTTTCAGTATGGTAGTCGGTTTGAGTTTGGTctatataataagaagtaatTATTGAATTAGTATTACCTTTCATTAAACCTCTAgtaatattactaatatatatttaaaagtgatttatatatatatctagtcTTAATGTGAAAGAAACGGTTTTGATATATGGCAATGCAAAACCAATGAAGCTAAAATTAGTTGCATAAGCACCATTTCTTGCGCAATAGGTGCGATGCAAACAATGTGTTTACTATGTGATCTTGTCAATAACCATACCAAACCAGTTCAGTTGCTATTAATCTGATTTAGTCGTgcacaaaagaagaagaaaaggttgTCTTGGATTTGATCTTAAGATTGAATTATCCTAAAATTGTAGGATTTTGCATGTTGAATTTGTTAGCgaattggtatatatttttcCTAATAAATTCGAAAAGAAACTCGTGTATTTAGTGTCATTTAATTTCTGCTCTTTATTTCTTCTACATAAGAACATATTAAAGTctcaaaactttattttataacattCACTGTGGTGAAAGTAATAAATTATTACACAGATTTTTAAGCACTAGTGTTTTGTAAATGTGATGATAATTGTCTCTCGAGCGTCTGAAGCAAAACATTGCTCAGGACACTAAGGAAGTATGAAGATCTGTTGTGCAGAAGGTTTAGAGGCATTTGGCTTCAATTTCCTCGAGAGTGAGACCCTTTGTTTCTGGCACAATGAAGTATATGAAGAGCAGAGACAAGACACATATCACACCAAACCCCATAAACAGTATCCCAGCTCCAAATAACTCCtgcaaaataaaaacagagCCCCATGTGAGCCAAACAACATGTCCCCGTTCTGAATCAGAAAAGAAAATACAACAGAGACTACACATATGAATTCCATTGCAACACAGTCCAACATAAAGGTCTCAAAAAACAAATAACTACCAACTGTGTATATATCTTTCACAGAGTTTCACTGCGACTAACCCATGAAGTAACATATTATATCTAGCCAATCATTTACGAAGGGTTTTGCTACAAACTTTAAGGAATTATCTATTCAAAAAAGGCATAAACAAGTGATGATTTTTGTTTCTGAAAGGAATGGTAGATGGATTACCTTTAGGGGTGAAAAAGCAAATGTCACAAGCGCATTTGCACCGAAATTCACAAGTACTGCTAGGCTGAGCCCTCGACCTCTTAATTTAAGGGGAAATATCTCTGAGATCATCAGCCAACCAATCGGACCAAAGGATAGCTGCAAGATTAATCAGAATAGAAACATTTGTTATAGAACACGTCTAGATATAGCTGCCATGAGATTCATGAGAAAGTCCATGCTACTTTTAGGACAAATGCGGAATACAAGTTTGATCAAGCAAAACTTCGGTTAATTATTTGTTTACCTGGTAACAGCCCACATAGAGCAGCAGTGCAACCACAGCAACAACTGGTGCGGCGCTGAAAAAGATGTAGTATGACCCCAGCAGGAACAATGAGACAACCTGTTTGACATTAAAAGTTGCAAGTCAAGAAATTGGGAGCATTGAGTCCTCTATATCATTGAGCTCAAATATTTACTGAGCTTGACGCGAATCTAGACCAAGTTTGCAGTAGATTTAGACTAATTATGATGAGAAAAGACAAGGGTTGGAAACAACAGAGGACATACCATGCCACCAACACCACCAAGAAGCAAAGGTCTCCTTCCAAGTCTGTCGATAACTACCACAGCTACTCCTGTCATAATCAACTGTAGCAACAGAGGCGAGCGTTATTTCTTGCAGGGTTCcatcaaaacatttttcttaGGTTCAAACAATTTAGTGGGGAAACATAATTCTTAAGATCTGGCTCTAAACTCCTTCAACTACGCAACTGTCACTCTTTAAATTCACCAGTAAAGTCTCTTACAGTGTTACCAACAAAAAAAGCTTACTCAAAACCTAACACAGTTATAATGAAACTACTTCTAACACTGATAACAGGTCAAGGAAACTGAATACCTTCAATAGACCAAGTAGAATTGAGACCCTTGTTGCATCACCTGCAGCAGAGAATCCAGCGGTCTAACAGGAAAATTTGGAGAGGGGGCAAAAGAAGTTAAAAATCCTCTCGCAACTGAAACAAAGCCAACATTACACTCTACAGAAAGTTtatttaaagaagaaagaaaacctGCAGTATTGATGGCGCATAATAAAGAACACTTGGTTGCCCAGTTATCTGCCATTTGACAAATGAATACATTAGCTATCACTCTTCTACGAAACCGCAACGATTAAGTTTGACTGTACCGACCTGCTGAAACAAGACTAGACCTCCTCCTATGATGAGAGCTTTCTTGCACTTCCCTTGAAACAGTTCACCAAACGTGGCTTCTTTATCCTCCCCCACAAAAGAAAGCTCAGCCAAAATCTCATTTACTTGTTCCGCAGCCGAGTCAACAAAAGCAGAACCTCTAAGGCGGCAAAGAGATTTGATCGCAGCTTCCTTTTGGTTCTCCACATTCCCTTTTCCCTGTATGACACGCAACAAAAGCCACCTAGGGGATGCTGGGAGCCACCACATCCCAATCCCCATGATAACTGCCAAAGGAGCACTCGTTGCATACATGTAACGCCAACCCGAAAGAGTATTCACCGTAAGACTACCGATTCCATAACCTCCCTGCGTAAAATTGTCAGAGGAGATGTGAGAATAACTTGTTGGAGAAAGAGATTTCAAAAACGAGAGGAGCAACTCAACTGCTTCACAAAAGCTTCAAGAACTTACAACCATCCCAAGGACTATGAAGAATTCCTTTAGTGATACCAGCTGCCCACGTATCTGACTTGGAGCAGTCTCTGCAATGTACATTGGAGCCGCATGCATTGCCtaaaaaataacataacatGCCTCTGCTTAAAACAAAGTTTCAGAAGCCAAACACCAAAGAAAAATTATCAGTCTTCTTACCAGTCCAACTCCAACCCCATAAGTTACACGTCCAATTATCAGAACGGAATAGATTGGTGCTAGTGTAGTCGCAAGGGCTCCAACGAGGAAAAAGAGTGCAGCCAGAACCAGctcctttcttcttccttcCAAATTCAAAAATCCAACACTTCAGTTTCTTTTACACGTAGACAGTGCTAAATATTTATGACTGCCCGGTGAAGAAAGTGGTAAAGAAACCAACCTATAACGTCAGCAATAGTAAAAGCCACAGCAGAGCCAACTAAGGCACCATAAAGTGAGCCACTGGTCTGCAGAACATTTAACAATGGTTGGTAAGCAAATTTGtctttgtttcaaaaaataagGAGACAGCAGGAAAGATTGTTACGGAGACTTACAACTAGACCAACATCCAGTGAGGACAAGTTGTACCATGAAATTCCACTTAATGAAGGCGACTGCAAGAGAGGACAAGCACAGTAAGAAACCAAAGTTATAGGTTCTAAAAGAATGTAAGCAATCAAAATAATGTCCTTGCAAGTGCCGAGAAAAATGGTTTGGAAAGTGTAAAAATATCATGATAATAGTTTTGATATCTAAGTCCTATGTACAGAGCTCTATAATAATTAGGCTATGAAAACAGTGACTAGAGACTTCTTAAAACTAGATTAGTTAGACCGTAACAAGATTGTAGGACTACATAGTTTCAGACAAGTTTAAAACTTTACCTGAAGTGAAATGGTTGCACACGAAGTTGCACCAATTTCATAACCATAAAGGAGTCCTCCCAGAGCTGGAAAGAGAAACCTAATAACGAAACAACAAACTTCTTAACATGAAACACAAATGCAAACAAGTGCGCTGccattataatttaaaatactcAACAATAAGTTGGCAATGAATaaatagaatgaaaaaaaaaaaaatcactggaGAGTATAACTAACTACAGATGCAGAAATACTGAATGGCAGCAATAGATCACTGGATTAgctagaaaaaaaaacgaaaacagGCAAAGGTCCAAGCTCCTGATCATGAGTTGTGTTTCCACATGAAAGCGTTCGAGTTTCCTAGTCAGCATACATATTATGCTATACGACACGACATAAAACATAACCAAACAGGTCAGTCTGCAAATTTCATTTCACTCCAGGCATATGAAGACACACTTATGGTGAGATGAACAATGATCATacaaagagaagagagatcTCACGGGAAGATGGCTGCAACGACCGAGTAGTTTTCTGGGGTATGATTGTCTTTAATAAGAGGCTCCCTTTCTGACCTTATCTCACCAGATGTTTTACCAACCTAcaaatcatacatatatatagtttcagCAACTTGTCAACGAAAACACTATCAGTAGCCCTACAAAGCATCTAAGCTCTAGTCTCATGCTACCTAATATGATAATTGCGATGTTGATGGCTCATACCCGTCTAGAAAGCTCTCAATGTTAGTAAGTTTTAggaaattcaaaatcaaactcaACCAGAAGAGGAAACTATTAGAATGGTAAAGTCAAGAATCACGAGTGGGTTTAACCAAAAAAGGCGAAGTGAAATCAGCGGTGAGATGACTCATACCTCTACGAAAGCAGAAGAGGTGGGTTGCTGCTCCGGATCAAACGCCATAGCTGCGTTTCCAGCGATCGGAAAAAAATAATTGAGGTTGTTGCAATGAAACTCTTGTAATAATATATTGAATTCACTGTTTACTGTTCATAGACGCGAAAGAAAGATAGTGATACGCGTGGGAGGTTGGTTGGTAGCGATGACGATCCTTTAtttagagagatttttttttggttttgctaGCAAATgctgtctgtttttttttaaatgaaaaatgataatttgGGAGCATATTTTACTatagtaaaaaatgaaaagaagaaagCAAAGCTAGTTAAGGATCTGTATATGCATCAATCAATCAAACTCTTTGACATATGATTTGTGGTGCGTCTTCGTTGATTAGTTTAAACCCACGGAAAATTAGTGTCTCAGGTTGAACAGTGACACGTGCAAGATCACGTGATTAAGCTTCTAGTCTCTTTTATCTTTGTCTTCGTTCTCTCTCTATGCCTAACACCAAGAGTCTCCGAACTTATATCCGAACTTGAATGTGATCTTACGTGTTGTCGAGTCATGAGAATCACTTTGTTTcttattggagagaagatcccacaTCGAATATATATGAAAgggacttgagtaatatataagagacttgggccaatccactaattgccaattggttttaagttggaatcgccaatttttctttctcttcataACACAGATGGGCGTAAAATGGGCTGTAATAGGTTGAGTTGTCAGGTTTAATAGCCCGGAATCAATCTGACTGTTACGGACAAGCCTTAACTCAGCTTGTTTGGTTTGTGTTCGATGCCCATGACAAACAGTGTTCAACTAATAAAAAGCGTCTTGTTCCCATTGATCAACAATGACCACTAGCATCCAACCATTAAGAACCCAAAAAGATGACTTGGTCTTTTTAATGGAAGGttctaatttaaaactaattgattattaataaatgaattgaCCTTAATCATAACATAATGATTATACTACAATATTAAatctcattaaaaataaataaaaacttgttAACGATccgtaattttttttgttggcatccatttttaagtttaaattaaaTAGTAATCAGGCTTAAATCATTATAAAGAGATGATCGGTCCGGCTAAGTCTGATCTATGAAAAAAAGAACACTGCTACATCTTGTCTCTTTAGCGAGGGAGTTCCAGATCCTGGATATACAACCGATACTGAACTCTAAGAAATCGTTCTTAGAAGTCAGAAAGAAACTAATTTAGAGGCAAAGGCCGGCCAGTCGGTAGAGTTAGCAATCATATctcagcttttgaatttaaaaagttcatagttataatatttttattgattgtttCAAAACGTCAACTATCGATACAAACTGTAAAAACTGCGTTTACGGATACTAGCTGAAAAACTAGTCATGCCTTAAGAAAACTTTTGTCCATCATCAAGAGAACGTCTTAAACAAGTGGTCTGAGAAGTACGTTTCAAATTCAATAACAAATTAGTTTAAGAGAGGAATcccaataattaataaataattaattaattagagggttagaaaagaagatgaaaccAAAAATTCAAAGTCGCTCCTTTTCTCCCCGTCCCCTGCGTCAATTCTAAGctgtctcctctctctctctttatatacttccTTCCTTCCTTTTCGCACTGTTAAGCAATCCCAACTTCTCTCTCTAGATTCTCGtctccttcctctctctctcctaggGTTTCCGTCTCCTTCACTGTCAATAACCTATCGGAGAGCTCCGGAACACATTCCACCGCGACTTCGACATGGCGGCCGAGAAGCTAAGAGACTTGAGCCAGCCGATTGACGTCGGCGTGCTCGATGCCACCGTCGCAGCCTTCTTCGTCACCGGATCTAAGGAGGAGGTTGTTTCAATTTCTCTGGCTTCATCGTTTCGCCCGAGTTCTAGCATCGATTGGCTTAAATGagtagggtttaggattaggtCGCTGTTAGGGTTTTAGCAGTGTGATGAATACGTTTGGGAACCTAATTGAATCGAAGTGATTTCATCGTTTTAGGAGTGTGGCTTCAATCTATTAGGGTGCGTTTGAGTTGTTAATTTGGAATTAATCGAGACATTGCTCCTCAAACTATGTGCAGAGAGCTGCTGCGGATCAGATTCTGCGGGATTTGCAATCGAATCCGGATATGTGGCTTCAGGTTGTTCACATTCTACAGAACACAAAGAGCATGGA is a genomic window of Brassica napus cultivar Da-Ae chromosome A2, Da-Ae, whole genome shotgun sequence containing:
- the LOC106354437 gene encoding NADP-dependent alkenal double bond reductase P2-like, with amino-acid sequence METMVMSNKQVIFRDYVTGFLSESDLLINSTSVNLKVPAGSMTALVKNLYLSCDPYMRNRMRKPDPSSPATALSFIPGKPISGFGVSKVMDSGHPDYKEGDLLWGAVGWEEYSVITPIPNLHFKIHHNDVPLSHYTGLLGMPGMTAYAGFYEICSPKKGDTVFVSAASGAVGQLVGQFAKLMGCYVVGSAGSKEKVDLLKNKFGFDDAFNYKEESDFNAALKRCFPVGIDIYFENVGGPMLDAVILNMRPHGRIAACGMISQYNLQVPEAVYNLWLITYKRIRIQGFNTIDYLHKYSEFLEFVLPYLREEKITYVEDVADGLESAPAALVGLFHGKNVGKQLVVVSRDLD
- the LOC106357289 gene encoding putative fasciclin-like arabinogalactan protein 20, whose translation is MRAIQTYVTLFFILVIITTTSTGAQKSPHHGNNHDLSIAIEEMEKANYFSFVMLINMLHSTNPRLLANITFLMPRDKPLSRSNIIQQDSISEFLLRHSIPSPLLFEHLNLIPNGSIVPSSLPHYTLKITNGGRLNYFVNNVKIISRNICTLGSIKCHGIDGILPSPSAINDDSPRDNNHTSPFISCPSSHNNSEHDSPHDNSEHDSPHNNSSDHNSSRPGDHTHTHVAPSPTSSPTLVPKSDSSTIREGDTSGFVVLLGLLSCVMGIAMAM
- the LOC106354436 gene encoding ATPase family AAA domain-containing protein 3-B codes for the protein MAQKCAIGLISALAASASFSKSNIASADGPPLTFSGFSTSPTPQPQQGSATPPAPGSGEESDAPPRIRNDNPRTTSAGFDPEALERGAKTVKGINNSAHAKKVFERIKTQEETRQAEFAAKAQEFKALQSQAEAERQRVIHEEQKKLAQHQAQTKAQMARYEDELASKRMQAENEAQRTRNQELVRMQEESAIRREGARRATEEEIQAQRRQTEREKAEIERETIRVKAMAEAEGRARESKLSEDVNRRMLVDRANAEREKWVSAINTTFDHIGGGLRMILTDQNKLVVAVGGITALAAGIYTTREGAKVIWSYVDRVLGQPSLIRESSRGKYPWSGSVSRALSTLKGGGKEAASTNGKGFGDVILHPSLQKRIEQLASATANTKSHQAPFRNMLFYGPPGTGKTMAARELARKSGLDYALMTGGDVAPLGAQAVTKIHQLFDWSKKSKRGLLLFIDEADAFLCERNKTYMSEAQRSALNALLFRTGDQSKDIVLALATNRPGDLDSAVADRVDETLEFPLPGEEERFKLLNLYLDKYITKTNLKKPGLLQSLFKKDQLKIEVKGVTEDLLKEAAAKTKGFSGREIAKLMASVQAAVYGSADCLLDANLFREVIDYKVAEHQQRKKLAGTDTGNKK
- the LOC106380427 gene encoding D-xylose-proton symporter-like 2, with protein sequence MNTMAFDPEQQPTSSAFVEVGKTSGEIRSEREPLIKDNHTPENYSVVAAIFPFLFPALGGLLYGYEIGATSCATISLQSPSLSGISWYNLSSLDVGLVTSGSLYGALVGSAVAFTIADVIGRRKELVLAALFFLVGALATTLAPIYSVLIIGRVTYGVGVGLAMHAAPMYIAETAPSQIRGQLVSLKEFFIVLGMVGGYGIGSLTVNTLSGWRYMYATSAPLAVIMGIGMWWLPASPRWLLLRVIQGKGNVENQKEAAIKSLCRLRGSAFVDSAAEQVNEILAELSFVGEDKEATFGELFQGKCKKALIIGGGLVLFQQITGQPSVLYYAPSILQTAGFSAAGDATRVSILLGLLKLIMTGVAVVVIDRLGRRPLLLGGVGGMVVSLFLLGSYYIFFSAAPVVAVVALLLYVGCYQLSFGPIGWLMISEIFPLKLRGRGLSLAVLVNFGANALVTFAFSPLKELFGAGILFMGFGVICVLSLLFIYFIVPETKGLTLEEIEAKCL